A genome region from Thermomicrobiales bacterium includes the following:
- a CDS encoding SH3 domain-containing protein yields MNSHTLIKGVSVVATALAIALGGVGVVSPETGLVRVAAQASATAAFTVGQAVVVNADALNMRADASIDAEIVTTLQNGTWATVVDGPVTGGDYSWYQVEYDDDTGWVAAEYLVDAATGGSLTAGSTVIVNTEALNLRSAAGSSSEVVMILDGSTEGSVVSGPETADDMDWYQVDFDGTQGWVSRTYLAVPATEADATGTVTGVLATATAVATDDAI; encoded by the coding sequence ATGAACTCCCACACATTGATCAAGGGCGTCTCTGTTGTTGCAACCGCATTGGCCATCGCGCTCGGCGGAGTCGGAGTGGTGTCGCCGGAGACCGGTCTGGTCCGCGTTGCCGCACAGGCATCCGCCACCGCTGCCTTCACCGTTGGGCAAGCGGTGGTTGTGAACGCGGATGCGCTGAACATGCGCGCGGATGCCTCGATCGACGCTGAAATCGTCACCACCTTGCAAAACGGCACCTGGGCCACCGTTGTGGACGGCCCGGTCACCGGTGGCGACTACTCCTGGTATCAGGTCGAGTACGACGACGACACCGGATGGGTCGCGGCTGAATATCTGGTCGATGCCGCCACGGGCGGGTCATTGACCGCTGGATCGACGGTCATCGTCAATACCGAAGCGCTCAACCTGCGAAGCGCCGCCGGCAGCTCGTCCGAGGTCGTCATGATCCTGGACGGCTCGACCGAAGGCAGCGTGGTGAGCGGACCGGAGACCGCCGATGACATGGACTGGTACCAGGTCGATTTCGACGGCACGCAAGGATGGGTGAGCCGCACCTATCTGGCGGTTCCCGCCACCGAAGCCGATGCAACTGGCACGGTGACCGGTGTGCTTGCGACCGCAACCGCGGTTGCTACGGACGACGCAATCTAG
- a CDS encoding YceI family protein, with product MNLDLLARRAPGLTMTGLALAGAAVTLLPGAAAAQTPTAYGVLDTEPATIDCSAIETDPAALGAASIYVVDPAQSEARYIAEEELANVGANTAVGSTNTIQGAFLFDADGNPIPCSTIYVDVRTFESDSSRRDNFLRGNTLQSDQYPLAEFVVTEIQDFTMPADGEETTFTLVGNFTLHGVTKTVAWETTATRTGDTLTGSANTEFDMADFDIEKPIVGSVLSIEDIIQLEIDLVAVNSAA from the coding sequence ATGAATCTCGATCTTCTCGCTCGCCGGGCTCCCGGCCTCACCATGACCGGCCTCGCGCTTGCTGGCGCTGCGGTCACCTTGCTCCCGGGCGCCGCTGCCGCGCAGACCCCGACCGCCTATGGTGTGCTGGACACCGAGCCGGCGACCATCGACTGCTCGGCTATCGAGACCGACCCTGCCGCGCTCGGCGCCGCTTCGATCTATGTGGTCGACCCCGCCCAGTCCGAAGCCCGCTATATCGCCGAAGAGGAACTGGCCAACGTGGGCGCGAACACCGCCGTTGGATCCACCAACACCATCCAGGGAGCGTTCCTGTTCGACGCGGACGGCAACCCGATTCCCTGCTCGACTATCTATGTCGACGTCCGCACCTTCGAGAGCGATTCGTCCCGGCGTGACAACTTCCTGCGCGGCAACACCCTGCAGAGCGACCAGTACCCACTGGCTGAGTTCGTGGTGACAGAGATTCAGGACTTCACCATGCCGGCCGATGGCGAGGAGACCACGTTTACCCTCGTGGGCAACTTCACACTCCACGGTGTCACCAAGACGGTTGCCTGGGAGACGACCGCCACCCGCACTGGCGACACCCTCACGGGCTCGGCGAATACCGAATTCGACATGGCCGATTTCGACATCGAGAAGCCGATCGTTGGCTCGGTGCTCTCCATCGAGGACATCATCCAGCTGGAGATCGACCTCGTGGCGGTAAACTCGGCTGCCTAG
- a CDS encoding response regulator transcription factor: MQTMTPDQMTGKRILIVDDEEPIRELLTTALRFTGYQVESAASGLEALRAVSSSPDLIVLDVNLPDLDGFEVCRKIRSGGDLTPVIFLTARDDASDLRAGFSRGGDDYLTKPFSLEELLLRIGAVLRRTSAPEVELSRLQVGDVVLDEDSFRVWRGNEEINLSPTEFRLLRYLMLNRERVVSKTQIIDHVWDYDFAGDPASVETYVSYLRRKLHDRDAQLIRTVRGFGYSIRVPDSAPAGMR, encoded by the coding sequence ATGCAGACAATGACCCCAGACCAAATGACCGGCAAGCGAATCCTGATCGTCGATGACGAAGAGCCGATTCGCGAACTGCTCACGACCGCGCTGCGGTTTACCGGATACCAGGTCGAAAGCGCGGCCAGCGGACTGGAGGCCCTGCGCGCGGTATCCAGCTCGCCCGATCTCATCGTCCTCGATGTCAATCTGCCGGATCTCGATGGTTTCGAGGTCTGCCGCAAGATTCGCAGCGGCGGCGATCTCACCCCCGTCATCTTCCTGACCGCGCGCGACGATGCGTCCGATCTGCGGGCCGGGTTCTCGCGCGGCGGCGACGACTACCTCACCAAGCCCTTTAGTCTCGAAGAGTTGCTGCTGCGTATCGGCGCGGTGCTCCGGCGCACGAGCGCTCCCGAAGTGGAGCTCTCCCGCTTGCAAGTGGGCGATGTCGTGCTCGATGAAGATTCGTTCCGCGTCTGGCGCGGCAATGAAGAGATCAATCTCTCTCCGACCGAGTTTCGTCTCCTGCGGTATCTCATGCTCAACCGGGAACGAGTGGTCTCGAAAACGCAGATCATCGATCATGTGTGGGATTACGATTTCGCGGGCGATCCGGCGTCGGTCGAAACCTATGTCTCCTACCTGCGGCGCAAGCTGCACGATCGCGATGCCCAGTTGATCCGAACCGTGCGGGGTTTTGGATACTCGATCCGGGTTCCGGACAGCGCCCCGGCCGGCATGCGTTAG